The Panicum virgatum strain AP13 chromosome 3N, P.virgatum_v5, whole genome shotgun sequence genome includes the window TTGCGCGATGACTCGATGAATCTGTTGGCTGCAAAATGAAACCAAGAAATTTTAGAACGTTGTTTTGGGAACAAAGGACTTGAGCTAACAGGGGAGACGAACAtgaggaaacaaaaaaaatggagaTAACAGGGGAGAAGAACATGAGGAAACAAAAAAATGGAGATAGATAAAAAATGAAAcgcccaccgtggggctcgaacccacgaCCACAAGGTTAAGAGCCTTGCGCTCTACCGACTGAGCTAGACGGGCTTTTTTGATTGCTGCCTTGTTTATTATCTTGATACTTTCTGTAAACACATGGTCATCATTGACTGCTGACCTGACATCGCTGCAAACTGTCGATAATCCAAACAATTATATCCGCTTTGTGGATATATGGGTATAGGACAGACAAGAGAGAATACCTCTGCAAAATTTGTGCCAGAATGAAAATTGGAATCCAGATCAACAACGTTGAAAATTCATTCTTTCAAGTTTCAACAACCAAGAAATGATATCACGTTTTCTAGCCTCACCAAGGGCAACAAAGTACACACAATGCTCTGGCAGGGCCCTAACCAACTATGCCCAACCCAATAGGGCgttcaaaattttacacaaaATTTTACACAGCCACAACCCAAATCAGGCGTAAAATACCACGACTGTATGTACAAACGTCCAGGCATAGTTCCCTTCCAGCCTGGAAGGAAGCATCTGCCAGCTGAAAACAAGAGAACAAGTTATAGGGTGAGCGCTACACAACTACAAGCGCGAGTGTTAGAACTGTCCTACAAAAGCCTAGATGCTATCTCTTGAAGCAGAGTCCTCTTCTGCATGGCCGAAATGATGCCGCTGTTCTCAGCATTTTCCAGGATGTCAGCCATGACGGAAGCAGCATGACCGAGAGGTTCTTCGGAAACTCTCTTCAGCATGAAGGCCTGCATGTGAGAGACCCTTGCTGTAAGTCACGGAGGAAGCAGATGCGGTAGAACTGATAAACTAAAGGGGAGTTAGAGGAACCTGGTTACGATGAGAAACTTCTATGGTGCATGGCTCCTGAGACCATGGCTCTCCATCCACTTGGATTGGCATTGTCGTACTGATCTCAATCTTTATATGATGACCTTGAGCTAATCTTTTCGCACGAGAAAGCCctacctagaacaagattgttTATTGACAGTCCACAGTCCATGTCAAACAACCAACACTGTGAAGTCTAGAATCAAAGAGTATTCGTCTCCCATACCTGCAGCCTTCCCAGATGCAGCATTCCGGTGAAGCTAACTACTTCCAGCTTCTTGTCATGCATGGATTGAGGGAGGTAAGTGTCAGAGACATCATCCTCATTCTTCCATAGGTCAACCCCTCCCATGTAGCTTCGGATATTGGCAACAAGGATACCTTCAGAGTCCTGCAATTAATAAGGTATAAAAACAATAAGGTTACACAGTCTAACCAAAGATGCTTATCTACTACTTCCAAAGGTGCTTACTAAAATTTCTTCAAGAACTGGACCATGAAGGTGTAGTAACAATATTAACTAAACAATTCATCACTGATCACTGATGTGAATAATGGGGTCAGCATTCTATTTTGCGATATGCAAGACATGCAACCTTTGAGGAGAAAAGGGAGCAGAGAGCCAGAGAAGATGTGGTGCGCTTACCTGAGGAATATCAATTTTGGATCCGTCTATCACAAGTTTGACATCCCAAGGAAAATAATCAAACGTGTTGTCCATGATGTTCTTTGCTCCCTCTCTTGCATAAAGCACCTTGTTCATAAACTACAAAAATATCTGCATCCTGTCAGTGCTAAAGAAAATACTTTTAACTATATACAAAGGATGATGCATGCAGAACAGAGTGAAACATTGCTAAGGCAAACATAAGTCTGAAAAAGGTGAGGGAAGGAAATAGACAATTAAGATAATTTGTTGAATGAAGATGCATCAGTTTGTTTCGTTCAACAATTTCTCACTACACCTAGAATACATTTTCAGATCTATATGAGCATTAGTTTGCAAATTCAATCAATGGTTCACAAATCATCCAGGAAATGCTTGCAACAAGACCTGATGTTGAATGTCCAGCTCCCCAAATATAATAATGATAATCGCATGCACAATTATCATCAACATGTTAAAAGAAGATTTATTTCCCTCCAGGCTCCAATGAACCAACTTTAAAAACACATACATATGCACTTTGATCCATAATATTTATTATGCTTACAGATATACATCATACAATATGTACGGAAGTTTGGCATCCTGAAACTTTATGTATTGCAttgtgctactctgaacattGTCCCGAATTTTAAAAGCATAATTTCAGTCCAAGAGAAGCTGAAAACATACTGTTTTACTCATTCCAAATGTTTAAGCAATTTCAGCAATCTTGGAACATATAATACCACTGGCACAAATCATGCATGACACCACGGGAAAGTAAAGCACACAGGTCCACCACCAAATTGCAACAACAAAAGAGTCAGGGAGAGTAATGCACATAACAGGGGGTTCAGGGAGCAAGCAAGCAGGCATTACCTGGCTATAAAACCGCTCAGGGTTTTCTTCCCTCAAGTTATGGATATCTAAGGCAACCTTTGCATCGCAACCAACCCCTGAAAAAGGATCAGTATTACAGTTATCTGACCATGCAAAAACTTCCAGAATCAAAGATAAGAAGTAACATACCAAAGTAGTTGTTCATAAATTTTGGTGGTGCCATAAGCTTCCCTTGTTTGTCCTTAATTGCGATCTTCCATCTGTCTAGAACAGTGACTGCTGCGTGCTCAACATCTTGCAAAACTGAGAAGAGACCTCCCCGCTTCTCAATAACACCAAGGCCACCACCCCAACACAGAACCCTCGCAAGATCATTACCAGTACCAGCTGGAAGGATGGCTACAGGAGGCGGAGCTTCGAACTTCTGTTTCTCAATGGCATCTAAAACCCAACCAGCAGTGCCATCTCCACCACATACAAGAACTCTGAAGTGGGTTACCTTCCGAAACAAAGCTAAACCAACTTCTGGACCTTGCTGCTTGCTCAACTCAAAAACCTAATGAAAATGAGTTAGTACCATAATGGAAAGTGGCCTTGTGTTGTACCAATAAATGTCATAACATGAAGAGATTAAAAAGGGAAGGTGTACTTTAACTGAATTGCGATTTGCACGAAACTTTATCAAGTCCAAAAAGTTACAGGGTACTGAGTGTCGGAGTTTTAAATAAGCAAAGTATAAAAGGAATTATTAATGTTGTGCAAACAAGCTTTCCACTTCCAGCTCTAAAGATACATGCAAATTCACAAAAAGATCATAATGCATTTGTGCTCCCCAAAAAAATTGGATGGTGTGCTAGATGTATCAGAAATCAGAGCAAATCAAAAATGAAATTTATATAATTTAAAACTGATTAAAGAGCTTAAAGCAACTAAACCAACCTGCACAGGGTTAAGAAGGATCTGCAGACGCTGTCTCAATGAATCACCACTCTGAGCACCACTTCtcttgttaacaaaaacaaGGAGGGGCCTGGAATCAGAAGGCACGTTGACAATTTCATACTTCTGATTGTTCTGTACATGAGAATTCTCACGTTGCCCATTTGACCTACCAGTTGCAGCTGTGTTATCTGATAcaacttgtttttctttctcTGATTCGGAGCTTTGGTGTACCTCATCGAGTTTGCCGTTGGTCTGATCATCCCTCCTCTTTGCTGCGCTATTTGCTTCTTGCGAGTCTCCTTCAGCATCAGATGGTAGCTCAATAGCCCCAGAGCTATCTGAGTCAGCAGATGCAGTACCATTTTTGTACCTTTTTCTACGAATCATAATCGTTTCTCGGACAGTGGAAGCCAATTCATTAGCCCCACTTGTGATAGAACTCAAAATCCCTGCACCTGTCCAATGAAGCTCCTTAACACAAAGAGGTGACAATATCAGCCGCTTCAATGGTCCCAAGTCACAGATATCACCAGTTTCCTTGGCTAAGCTGCTGTGGCAGTCAACATGCACGAGCCGTTGACACCACATACAGTACCAAATCGGAGACCCTGCAAGGAAAGCTCCATTGCAAGATTCATCGCAGTAGCAACAGAACGAGTCTTCCTCGGAGTGATCCGCTGTCTCAATCCACTGCACAGCCCACTGGTGAAGGACATGGTTCAAACCAGCCATGGAAACACACTTGCAATCCTTGTGCGCATTCCCTGAGCAGCTCggatgcgcggcggcgccgcagaTATCGCACTGATGGATGGTGGCCCCAGAGTACTGAGGCGGCGAAACGGACTTGAGGCACACGCAGCATTTCAGGCCTTTACTGCGGGGGATAACTTCTTTCCTCCAGACGTGGGACGCGGCGGGGACCTTGTCCTTCCATTTCTTGTACTGCTTCGCCCTGACCCTGATAGCCTTCACCAGGCTCAGGCTGATGTTCTTGTTCAGCTGATTCACCACGTAGTAGATGGTCACCGCGCCCACACACGCGAACACGGCAGTGGCGATTATCACAGACCAGTACTCCGACACGTAGGCCGAAACGGCACTCCACCTAGGATCCAGCATCTTGAGTGTTCCTGCACCAGACACCAGGCAACGAGACAAATTAACCCAGGCAAATCCGTTGGGTCAAGGTGGAGAGTGACGACAGTCCTACAATGAACATTTATTTGATGCCTGCTAGCTTTAAATTTCAAGGGGTAGGGAGTTCTGAACCTGCAAGCACCCATTCGGTGGCAACAAACCGGAACCGGAATCCTAACCCCAATACCATCAACCTATCGAATTCGTGCAGGCGCAAATTGATCAAACGAAGGGCCTCAACCAAACAAGCCCTCGAATCAACCCGCAAGTTCTACACCAATACTCCTCCCTTGAAACCCTAATCCCTATCCGGCTATCCCCCTCGTAGCAGTAGCACCCGCAATGAGATGCCACAGCGCACAACGAAACCTTCCAATTTCTCCAGGGAACCGagcggggggagagagagagagagggatctTACGGGATCAGCGCACGGGCGGAGCGCGGGCGGCTCGGGAATCAGCGATCGGAGCCCACCGGGCTCGCCCTCACATTTTGATCCTCGAAGGCGCCCGCTCGCTCGCCGGCGCtgcgctgctgcctgctgccctTTCCCCTCCCCCTTCCTGCGCTGCGCTCCTCGATTCCCTGCGCTCCTTGATGGGGGATTTGCGAGTTAATTACGGCGGGTTTGTGGGGCCCGTGTCTCGGGCCACGTCACGGGGGCGGGATCGCGGCCGTTCGTGGAGGATCCGACGGGCGAGGGCACACGTGGGGAGGGGTGTAATTAAACTGCGGGTCCGATTCGGGATGTCTGCGGGGCCCACGTGCAGTGGGACCGGGTGACCAGGCGAGACGCTTCTCGACGCTGCTGCCAGGCCGACATTCGGTGCGCCTTCGGCCTATCGCAATTCGCAAATGTGTTCCGACCatgtggattttttttattggaAAAAATCTGGAAATTCATCCGAAGCTAAAGAGGAATAAAAGTTTTGATGCATTGCGGAGTACAGTAGAGATGGGGATGCTCATGTACAACACGTACTCACACTTGATCCCTATAAATATAGGTACGCAAACCATTTTACCTTAGCATTGAATCTCTCTTCCATTATATCTTAGCATTTTCTAGACGCGATCTTATTTTGCGCCCCAAATATTTAATCTACGCGATCCACACCGGTGCCTGGGTTAAGAGTTACAAGTTAGACGGGCTACTTTTGGATTCCAATGAAATCAGTGCTAAAATTTATGAATTTATCCATAATTTGGTATGCTCATATTGTTTATGAACCAAATAGGCTCTAAATCTGACCAAGAAACATGAAGATAATTAGCTGAATATTATTTAGATTCTTAAAATTGATTTCCCATGTTGGAAATTTCATGCTCTAATATACGCGAATAGCGCATCCATTAAAAAGGTGGGAGGAAACAAAAGGTCACTCATAATCCATGTATACACACACATAGAAATACTTTAATTTCCTTAATGTCTTCAACCAAACTGCCATTAGTGGCTTCTTTTCTAACAAAAATGTGTTTTAGCTCTACTAACACGAACATAAGCTAGCCTTTACATTACACACGCATCCCTTCGTGTGTATTCATGGTCTCACCATTGCATCCGCCTCTTAAGACTGCTTGGTTTCATTTCACTACCTTTGCCTTCAAATAAGTGGACTACCTATAAAAATTCAAGCTCATTTTAGATATTAGTAAAGTGCGCTCCCAACAAGTCCGCgtcatgcaaaaaaaatttaaccaTTCCATTCAGGTTTTACGGCATCGACTAGCTTTCGCTCCGCTTAATCACCTAGCTGCTGCAGATATATGTACCCGTCAGCCCGTCACTCAAGTGCGCTCCTCATCGCTTCTCCGCTGCTTGGCCGTTAGCTCGTTACTCAGGTGCATATCCTCCGCTCCACCATTGTCCATGCACGCCTCACTCACCGACACGCACAGTCTGGGTTTCCAACCTGGTCCCCAATCCCCTGCCTCACCGCATCTCGAGTTTGTGATTTTACGTCTCTGATGATGTTTTCTCTCGATTTGAATGGATCAATCTTGGGGAGTTCGATTTGTAGTGCTCCTACAAATCGATGGTGGCAGGGGCAGAGCCAGCgtgacggaggaggaggagtgcgGCGGCCGttcgcggcggtggaggtgtcgcctccgccgccatcgcGGGCTGGGAATCAACTAGCTTAGGAGGAGGGGGTTCttggtgccggcgccggcgccggcggcaagaCGGCCAAGTGCGGCTCTGGCTCACCCCCTGTCCCCGTGTCCTCCAAGAAGATGCTGGCAGCTgcgagcaggaggagggcgGGTTCTTGTGCCAAGAGGTGCTCCACTctgggggcggcggccgcggcgaaggCAAAGGCGGCATACGacgccccgcgcgcgccggtCCGGGGCGTCTCCGACGAGCagaaaggaggaaggaggaggagaccaGGGAGAGGAGACAAGGgaaaggaggaaaaaaaagagggaggaagaggaaggaaccCCTCTAATGCTGGGCTGGCTCCGCCACTAGATGGTGGTTACTGGTTAGGGTTTTGGTATTGGTATTGGGGATTCCTTCTTTCTAGGTTTAATGTATTTCTATCCATTGTCAAtaccaaatcaaaatgattaCTGACCTGTTGGGGAGAGACTCCACCAAACAGTAAAGAAAGGAAGAGAGATCTGAAGACCCACAAAATGAGAGCAAGTGGAGAGAGCTCCAAAAAAAGAGAGCCCCTTTGACCACTTGGGTCAGCTATATATAtaggaagggaggaggggcaATTTGCCTCCAGCCCCTCGATGAATACAATAtttacaaataagcccttaGACTATCAAATGAGGCCCATTTACAATATGGGTTGGGCCATTCCCCCAACAGTAGCCTCTCAGCTACTTTGGTTTGATGGGTACAACAACGCACAGTAGCTGAATTTACAAAAAGTGTCTCAGACCCATCTATGACTTCAGAGTCTTGGTTCCCGGGCGCTCTCACCCTTCGCGCCGGATGAGTCTCGTCGCATCTTCGGATCACTCTTCATCGTCGCCGAAGTAAAAAAGGCGAGCCGGAGTCGCCGTCGCAGAAGTCGAAGGTGAGCCCCTCGGGTCGAGCTCTGCCGACGCGGGCGAAGGccgacgtcgtcgtcgccgaagtagaaggcgagcccctcgggTCGAGCTCTGCCGACGCGGGCGAAGGCCGAAGTCGTCGTTCGCCGAAGGcagaaggcgagcccctcgagccgaactctgtcGACGAGGGTGAAGCCGAAGTCGCGGTCGCCGAagtagacggcgagcccctcgagccgaactctgtcGACGAGGGTGAAGCCGAAGCCGCGCTCGCCGAAGTAGAAGGCAAGCCCCTCGAGACGAACTCTGTCGACGAGGGTGAAGCCGAAGTCGCGGTCGCTGAagtagacggcgagcccctcgagccgaactctgtcGACGAGGGTGAAGTCTGAAGTCATCGTCGAAGCCGAAACGACGAGCACCGGGCAAGACTTATTCATCAGAAGGTGCTAGTCCTCTGGCCCCCCTATAGCCCCTCTTGTCCGGAGTTCGTGGTGGATGCAGCATGGTAGTGACGAAGCCCATTTTAAACGAAGATCTGAGTTCAACATGGTGACACAGGCGCGGAGACAGCAAAATAGTTCGGAAACCTCGAGAACTCAGAAGGTGTCAGCCCAAACCTCTATAGTTTCGCGCGACAGGTCCTTCCTAGCTTCGGCGTTGCGCATGGGGGAACTTTAATATACTGGAAGTGAAGCTAAGGAGAGTGGGACCCATTTAGAACGTGCGATccgtgcttacttctttcaagtATCTTCGCTTGGTAcgcgccgatgactcccctTTTCGCTCGACGAAGAGGGATAGAGCTTCGGTGCATACACGTTTTGACGAGATACTCTTTCTGGAGACTTTATTTATATTTGACAAGAGATATGGTAACCGAAGATAGAATTTTTCTGCTAATTGACCTACAAAAACATGTCTTAATGTTTCATATTTATTACAATGCCCTTGGTGTTTCGCACCGAAGAACTTTTCTCGCCCTCGGCATTTCGCGCCGAAGGATTTCTCTGCCTTCGGCTTTTCGCACGACAGCACTTTCTTTGCCCTCGGCGTTTCGCACCAAAGGACTTCTCTGCCTTCGGCTTTTCACACGACGTGACTTTCCTTGCCCTCGATATTTCGCGCCGAAGGACTTCTCTGCCTTCGGCTTTTtgcacgacaggactttccttgcCCTTGGCATTTCGCGCCGAAGGACTTCTCTGTCTTCGGCTTTTCGCACGACAGGATTTTCCTTGCTCTCGGCATTTTGCACCGAAGGACTTCTTGTTTCAGCGTGAGCATCTTTGGCTTCCCGCTGCAGTGCAATGCAATACTATGTGATGCACAGATTGCAGTACGAGGTAAATAAGATGCTATTGCAATAAGTAAAGAGTGAAGGGTTGGCCTCATAATCAAGGCCTAACCTTTCGGTGAGTCCCACTGTTATCTGATAGAAATCCCATTGGTTGGCTGCAATTAAGCAATACTGAAGGCCAATTGAACCTCTGTGAGAACCTGGCATAGCCATTCCACCTATAACTTAGCTTGCTTCGGGGTGAAAACCGATAGCCCGAAGGAGAATCTTGCGTAAAATTCGGATAACTGAAACCCCATATATATAGTTTTCTTCGGGGTGAAGATCAATAGTTTGAAGGTGATATTCTTGACGAAGAGCTTTGGTAGGATTGTCTGGAAGGGAGGGTCGTATATCCCCTCGAAGCCCAATCACTGATCTTGAATTTATGTCGTTCTGACCGAAGCTCACCAATGTTGGAATAATAAATTACTCGATCACGTAGAGAAGCTAGAACTGCAGAAGAAATCCCATGATAACCGAAGCTCTCTGCATGCTTAGTTCTGTATGGACTTTgacataaataaaaataaaatacaaGTGATAAGATGATACGAACGCCGAAGCGATACACAAGCATGctttcaaaataaaatataaatgaTAAGATGGTATGGACGAAGTCCAATAAAAAAGCACTCCCAAGGCTGAATGCCGAAGCCCAATATAGCCATTGTCGGTTCATTACCTAAGAGAAGCCTGGTTTCTCGAACGAAGACCAATCTTGAAAGGAAGCGAAGACCATGAATTCTCCGATTTGGTCCATAACATTATGAGATTAATTTGTTTGCAAAAGCCTGTTATTCGTGCATGATGTACCTTAACTCTGAAGCATGATGTGCCGAAGTGCCACCTTGCTGGGCTGGAGTTTGTTGTGGGCCGGCGCTTTGCATTGCTGCCACGGACCGAAGCCAGGCGCGGGGGTTCGTCGTGGCCGGAGCTGCGTGTTGCGGGCGAAGGCCGCCGCTGGTCGTACTGGAGGCCGCAGAGCGAAGCACGTTGTGCTCGTAGACGGCCGCCTGCTCATCATAGGCCGAAGCTGGCGGCGGCTGGGCCGCGGGCTGCTTCGACCGAAGTAGTCTGCGCACGTCCGGGCCAAGGCTTCGGCGTTGGACCGAAGCTGTGCCGCTCGTTGCTTCGCAGTCTGAAATCCCGCCGCCGGTTGAGCCGAAGGCTGCGGGCCGAAGGCGCTACTCGTCGGCCGCGCGTCTGGCGGGCCAAAACTCATGCTCTTCGGTTGGAATTTGCAACCTACACGAAAATTGATAAAAACTGTTGCTCGCCTTGGGCACAAGCCGAAGCTTGGGTGCGCCGTCGTCGACTCTTTCGCCAGTGAATATTTTTGCCCAGGATGAAAGCCATCCGTGGATTCTTTGAATCCTGCAATCAGGCAATATTTTGCTTGCAAGCCAAAGCTCACACATAATAGATGTTTAGCAAGTATTAATTTTGGAGGGTACCTTCGCAACTGAAAAGCTGTGAATAAAATGTTAATTTCCACTTTTTATGGTGCTCAAAAGTGAATTTATCACAACAAAAAACTGAaacatatatattatttatgGTGCCGCTGGTTGAGCGAAGCCAATCTGAAACGGGCCGTGTGATAGGTCCAAAGCCATGTGATATTTTTGCCTAACTGAAGGGATCAAAGTCTATGTGCCGAGGATTTTAATTATATATTAAGTAGCAAAATCAAAGGAGCGTGCAACAAAAAAAGATAACAACTGAGTTGGTTGAATCCTTCCTTCCGAAGATGGAACTTCCAGGAACGAATCCTGTTCTAGCCTCCGTCGCAGGCGATTTTTTTTGCCAACCACGGCGTACCTGTGCGCCGTGGGGGGCGCTGCGCGTGGGCCGAAGGAGTGAGGCGCGCCTTCGCAGCGGGCCGAAGGGGGAACGACGCCTGCCGCGTCATGGGCCGAATAGAGGCGCGCAGTTGGCGCGGGCCGAAGGGGGGCGCCGATGGCTTCGCCTGTGCCCGAAGGTGGACGGCGTCTGCCGCATCATGGGCCGAATAAATGGCACACCGACCATTTGGCGTGTCCCTTCGATCAATATTTGAGACCTCTGCACAAAGAGATGCCGCTCTGGTGATTGAAGCCGAAGAGCCATTAGCGTATAGTATTTGAGAAATAAAATGTTTAGCCAAAGCATTGTGGTCTTTCGACGAAGCCCATTCTTAAACTTAACAAGCCTATTTTGGCGAAAAAATGTGGACGAAGACTATCTTTGGACTTGACGAAGGTCATTTCGGCGAAGATAATTTCGACGAAGACCATTCTTGGAATTGACGAAGTCCATTTCGGCGAAGAGAAATGTCGACGAAGACCATCTTTGGACTTGACGAAGGCCATTTCGGCGAAGATAGTTTCGATGAGAACCATTTTTGGACTTGACGAAGGTCATTTCGACGAAGACCATCTTTGAACTTGACGAAGGCCATTTCGGCGAAGATAATCTCGACGAAGACCATTTTTGGACTTGACGAAGCCCATTTCGGCAAAGAGAAATGTCGACCAAGACCATCTTTGGACATGACAAAGGCCATTTTGGCGAAGATAATTTcgacaaaaaatatttttagactTGACAAAGGCTATTTTGGCGAAGATAATTTCGGATGACGGTCCATGACCGACGAAGACCATTTTTAGACTTGACGAAGGCCATTTTGGCGAAGATAATTTCGGATGACAGTCCATGACCGACAAAGACCGCCTGCGTCATGGGCTGGGGTCACCCATATAACAAATAGTCTGAAAATTATATCTTTGATGAAGAGCCTGTAGAAAGGATATGTGGTATTCTTGCAAACGAAGATTTAGCGTAAGCATATGACTAAGCAAGGTCTTTCGAAGGGTAAAGCGTAAGCCACTAAGCAGGCTACTGGTCGTCCTTGCCATAAAAGTGAGGACGGACTGTGCCCGCTTATTCTGGGCATTTGAGCCCTTCCGCTGATGACAACACCCCTTTGAACAGGAGGGGTAGATTGCTTCAGCGCTGAGAACCGAAAGATAGCTATTTTCTGCTCTAGAAATGAATaatgaataaaataaaaaaacatccATGCGCTACGAAATTGTGAAGCTCAATAATAATAATGACCGAAGGCCCTTGTTGGGTATGCCAAACACCAATAATTTCTTGAGCGCTGACTGCCTGGAGCTTTATATCGAATATGTCACCCGAAGCCCCATGATTTCAGAAATGCCGAAGCTCATAATTAGCGAAGGCAAAGCCCAATAATAATCTTGGTAATCTTGAAACCCAATAATAACAAAGGCCGAAGGCCAGGGTGCTGCAGCCTATTTCTTTCTTGGAGGATGTTAGTTTATTTTGCGGAGAGACAAGAATCCTAGAACGAAACATTCCTTCGCTGACTTGAGCGAAGGGTAAGCAATATGATTTATACATGGTGTTAGTGCTCATATAACGAAGAGTAAAAATTGATGTTGAAAAGTAAAATAAGACAGCACTGTTTTTGTCGACCGAAGGGTTTATGCACATTTTTTGACTCCTGCAAACAGATAGAAATTTGCATGCATGATCAACAGAGGAGCTCCGAAGGTAGTAGAGCGGAGCTAAAAAATGCGACAGGGAGAAGAAGCTTTGACGTGCAAGCGAGCCCATGTAAGGATGTGAATTATACTTTGGTAAGCACGTGCCGAAGCCCCAAGTCGCCACCGAAGGATGAAAAGTTAAATCCGAAGGGGTAAGAACTAACCCACACTCACTACCTAAGGGTGAAAAAATAAATCCGAAGGGGTAAGTTGTTTCGGTGCTAAAAacttttctttttattattaaatagaaAATGATATTTTATTTTGCAAAGGAGATAAGTGACTTTTCAACGAACGACCCTTCGGCGCTTTGAGCGAAGGGTAGCCAGCTGATTTATAAAGTGGTTAGCCTTGCGGACTCTTCTTGACAAATAACTGCATGCAACAAGACAATGGTGTAACTGGGATGGCTTTGATGTCTTACCTACGTAACCTGGGTGTGTCCAGGGTTCGATCCCTGGCTCCGCGCCTCCCGTGCCTGCTTTTTTGCTAGAAGCGGAGCATACCTGTTATCCTTCGGGCCGAAGAGGAGATCACGCCTTGGGCCGCCGAAGGCCGAGGAAGCTGGCCTTCGCGTGGGCCTAAGGCAGCCACGCCACGGGCCTTCGCGTGGGCCGAAGGTGTGCCGAAGCCCAAAAGTCCTGCTCGCTGGGCTGGCTGCTGGGCCGGAACATCGGGCAGAAGGCGACACCTGCCGCTTCGCGGGCCGGAGGCGGTGCCGTGCGCTGAAGCAGGCCGAAGGAGGCGCTGTTGTCTTCGCCTTGGGCCGAAGTGTTCGCGGGCcgcctggagctctgcagttgTAGTCGAAGCGAGAGTGATAATACAATACGAAGACGGTTGTCCGCATACAATACGAAGACGGTTGTTCGCACAAGTAGTCATTCATGGTGAAAGCAAGTGCTAGTTATAAAATACGAAGAGCACAGTCTTGTTCATTTCATGGTGGAAGCATGTGTGCTTCGGCATGAAGCGTCAAGCAACCAAAAGCCAACAGGCAGGCCAAAGGCCGTTCTTGGTATATGGCGAAGCCGAAGCTACGAGCCATGTTATGGCGCCAAAGGCCAACAATCGGAGGCCACACTCCCTTGGTGAAAGCTTCGTCTTGGCTTGGCTCCTCGGTGTGGTAATCCGTGGGATTTATTTCGTGCCAAACACGTGGTGGGCGCCTGACTGTTGGGGAGAGACTCCACCAAACAGTAAAGAAAGGAAAGAGAGATCTGAAGACCCACAAAATGAGAGCAAGTGGAGAGAGCTCCAAAAAAAAGAGCTCCTTTGACCATTTGGGTCAGCTATATATATAGGAAGGGATGAGGGG containing:
- the LOC120666567 gene encoding diacylglycerol kinase 1-like, with the protein product MLDPRWSAVSAYVSEYWSVIIATAVFACVGAVTIYYVVNQLNKNISLSLVKAIRVRAKQYKKWKDKVPAASHVWRKEVIPRSKGLKCCVCLKSVSPPQYSGATIHQCDICGAAAHPSCSGNAHKDCKCVSMAGLNHVLHQWAVQWIETADHSEEDSFCCYCDESCNGAFLAGSPIWYCMWCQRLVHVDCHSSLAKETGDICDLGPLKRLILSPLCVKELHWTGAGILSSITSGANELASTVRETIMIRRKRYKNGTASADSDSSGAIELPSDAEGDSQEANSAAKRRDDQTNGKLDEVHQSSESEKEKQVVSDNTAATGRSNGQRENSHVQNNQKYEIVNVPSDSRPLLVFVNKRSGAQSGDSLRQRLQILLNPVQVFELSKQQGPEVGLALFRKVTHFRVLVCGGDGTAGWVLDAIEKQKFEAPPPVAILPAGTGNDLARVLCWGGGLGVIEKRGGLFSVLQDVEHAAVTVLDRWKIAIKDKQGKLMAPPKFMNNYFGVGCDAKVALDIHNLREENPERFYSQFMNKVLYAREGAKNIMDNTFDYFPWDVKLVIDGSKIDIPQDSEGILVANIRSYMGGVDLWKNEDDVSDTYLPQSMHDKKLEVVSFTGMLHLGRLQVGLSRAKRLAQGHHIKIEISTTMPIQVDGEPWSQEPCTIEVSHRNQAFMLKRVSEEPLGHAASVMADILENAENSGIISAMQKRTLLQEIASRLL